One window of the Bos mutus isolate GX-2022 chromosome X, NWIPB_WYAK_1.1, whole genome shotgun sequence genome contains the following:
- the CLDN2 gene encoding claudin-2, translated as MASLGLQLVGYVLGLLGLLGTVIAMLLPSWRTSSYVGASIVTAVGFSKGLWMECATHSTGITQCDIYSTMLGLPADIQAAQAMMVTSSAMSSLACIVSVVGMRCTVFFQESRAKDRVAVVGGVFFILGGLLGFIPVAWNLHGILRDFYSPLVPDSMKFEIGEALYLGIISSLFSLIAGIFLCFSCSPQGNRSNYYDAYQAQPLATRSSPRPGQAPKGKSEFNSYSLTGYV; from the coding sequence ATGGCCTCTCTTGGCCTCCAGCTTGTGGGCTACGTCCTGGGCCTTCTGGGGTTGTTGGGCACCGTGATTGCCATGCTGCTCCCCAGCTGGCGAACAAGCTCCTATGTTGGTGCCAGCATTGTGACTGCGGTTGGCTTCTCCAAGGGCCTCTGGATGGAGTGTGCAACACACAGCACAGGCATCACCCAGTGTGACATCTACAGCACCATGCTAGGCCTGCCCGCTGACATCCAAGCTGCCCAGGCCATGATGGTGACATCCAGCGCCATGTCCTCCTTGGCGTGCATTGTCTCTGTGGTGGGCATGAGATGCACAGTCTTCTTCCAGGAGTCTCGAGCCAAAGACAGAGTGGCGGTTGTGGGCGGAGTCTTCTTCATCCTTGGAGGCCTCCTGGGCTTCATTCCTGTTGCCTGGAATCTTCACGGGATCTTGCGAGACTTCTACTCCCCGCTGGTGCCTGACAGCATGAAATTTGAGATCGGAGAGGCTCTTTACCTGGGCATTATTTCCTCCCTGTTCTCCCTGATAGCTGGAATCTTCCTCTGCTTTTCCTGCTCACCCCAGGGAAATCGCTCCAACTACTACGATGCCTACCAGGCCCAGCCCCTGGCCACTAGGAGCTCTCCAAGGCCTGGTCAAGCGCCCAAAGGCAAGAGTGAATTTAACTCCTACAGCCTGACGGGGTATGTGTGA